Proteins encoded in a region of the Sugiyamaella lignohabitans strain CBS 10342 chromosome B, complete sequence genome:
- the PRI2 gene encoding DNA primase subunit PRI2 (Subunit of DNA primase; DNA primase is required for DNA synthesis and double-strand break repair; GO_component: GO:0005658 - alpha DNA polymerase:primase complex [Evidence IDA] [PMID 22593576]; GO_component: GO:0005658 - alpha DNA polymerase:primase complex [Evidence IDA] [PMID 3888995]; GO_component: GO:0005635 - nuclear envelope [Evidence IDA] [PMID 15282802]; GO_component: GO:0005634 - nucleus [Evidence IDA] [PMID 15282802]; GO_component: GO:1990077 - primosome complex [Evidence IEA]; GO_function: GO:0051539 - 4 iron, 4 sulfur cluster binding [Evidence IEA]; GO_function: GO:0003677 - DNA binding [Evidence IEA]; GO_function: GO:0003896 - DNA primase activity [Evidence IEA]; GO_function: GO:0003896 - DNA primase activity [Evidence IDA] [PMID 3061469]; GO_function: GO:0003896 - DNA primase activity [Evidence IDA] [PMID 3888995]; GO_function: GO:0003896 - DNA primase activity [Evidence IGI,IMP] [PMID 8436268]; GO_function: GO:0003899 - DNA-directed RNA polymerase activity [Evidence IEA]; GO_function: GO:0051536 - iron-sulfur cluster binding [Evidence IEA]; GO_function: GO:0046872 - metal ion binding [Evidence IEA]; GO_function: GO:0016779 - nucleotidyltransferase activity [Evidence IEA,IEA]; GO_function: GO:0003697 - single-stranded DNA binding [Evidence IDA] [PMID 20404922]; GO_function: GO:0016740 - transferase activity [Evidence IEA]; GO_process: GO:0006260 - DNA replication [Evidence IEA]; GO_process: GO:0006260 - DNA replication [Evidence IMP] [PMID 2023935]; GO_process: GO:0006270 - DNA replication initiation [Evidence IC] [PMID 3888995]; GO_process: GO:0006269 - DNA replication, synthesis of RNA primer [Evidence IEA,IEA]; GO_process: GO:0006269 - DNA replication, synthesis of RNA primer [Evidence IDA] [PMID 2644256]; GO_process: GO:0006302 - double-strand break repair [Evidence IMP] [PMID 10025407]; GO_process: GO:0006273 - lagging strand elongation [Evidence IC] [PMID 3888995]), whose product MYRHSKRRVLERNNIVGDDSTVTPANYPHRLSFYALPPLEEITLDQFELWAIDRLKVLAEVERCIVNNITGQTMESLLKPVLAEHLPLGTHGSAIESERKKDHYSHYILRLAFCRNEDLRAKLVRLETALFKYRFATDDSNDRKSFIQDLNLDWEQVSQQEKDTLAAELAHATVPSPAINETYFKVDFERVCDLVESRRVLVKRGKAYVPNSLQQSLIAAEFSSRLDQALMLTARALPRLEEDQRLVPVLTHLSSGFAWQTYSGPIYSDEGFTADSVAALDRAGHFPLCMHNMQRGLEVNQHLKYEGRKQYGTFLRAIGLSVEESLKFWRMMFKKVTDDKFNKEYAYNIKHSYGLVGSRRAYEPQNCVHIGMSGVGRDEIHGCPYKEFSPDRLASELREMGITDTAELSKIRDLTQKHQYSMACTRVFELTHQGGEPSKETIMAPNTYFSLSYEHAKKTELSQS is encoded by the coding sequence ATGTACAGACACAGCAAGCGCCGAGTGTTGGAACGGAACAACATCGTGGGAGATGACTCCACAGTCACGCCGGCAAATTATCCACATAGACTGAGTTTCTATGCTCTACCTCCTTTGGAAGAGATCACACTGGATCAGTTCGAATTGTGGGCGATAGACCGGTTGAAGGTACTGGCAGAGGTCGAGAGATGTATTGTGAATAACATCACGGGCCAGACAATGGAATCGCTACTGAAACCGGTTCTGGCAGAACATTTGCCATTGGGAACACATGGATCTGCCATTGAGAGTGAGAGGAAGAAAGATCACTATTCACATTATATCTTACGACTGGCGTTCTGTCGTAATGAAGATCTACGAGCTAAACTGGTCAGATTAGAGACAGCACTATTCAAGTACCGATTTGCAACAGACGATTCTAATGATAGAAAGTCGTTTATTCAAGATCTCAATCTTGATTGGGAACAAGTGAGccagcaagaaaaagataCTCTGGCTGCGGAGCTTGCTCATGCCACTGTTCCCTCGCCAGCTATCAACGAAACCTACTTCAAAGTCGACTTCGAGAGAGTTTGCGATCTAGTAGAATCACGTCGAGTACTTGTTAAACGTGGAAAGGCATATGTTCCTAACTCACTGCAACAGTCATTAATTGCAGCGGAATTTTCATCTCGACTGGACCAAGCATTAATGCTCACAGCTCGAGCTCTGCCAAGgttagaagaagatcagAGATTAGTACCTGTACTAACTCACTTATCGTCCGGATTTGCCTGGCAGACTTACAGCGGACCTATCTACTCTGATGAAGGCTTTACAGCAgattcagtagcagcttTAGACAGAGCAGGACACTTTCCTCTATGTATGCACAATATGCAGCGAGGTTTAGAAGTCAACCAACATCTGAAATATGAGGGCCGAAAACAATACGGTACTTTTCTTCGAGCAATTGGTCTGTCTGTGGAAGAGTCGCTTAAGTTTTGGCGTATGATGTTCAAGAAGGTGACTGATGACAAGTTCAACAAGGAGTACGCATACAATATCAAGCATTCTTACGGCTTGGTAGGTTCAAGGCGGGCATATGAGCCTCAGAATTGTGTTCATATAGGCATGAGCGGTGTTGGCCGTGACGAGATTCACGGTTGTCCGTATAAAGAGTTCTCTCCAGACCGTCTAGCAAGTGAACTGCGAGAAATGGGCATCACCGATACTGCTGAGTTGTCGAAAATCCGCGACCTCACCCAGAAGCATCAGTATAGCATGGCATGTACCCGTGTTTTTGAACTCACACATCAAGGAGGTGAGCCCTCAAAAGAAACTATCATGGCGCCCAATACCTACTTTTCGCTATCATATGAGCATGCCAAAAAGACCGAGCTCTCACAATcttaa
- the HAP5 gene encoding Hap5p (Subunit of the Hap2p/3p/4p/5p CCAAT-binding complex; complex is heme-activated and glucose repressed; complex is a transcriptional activator and global regulator of respiratory gene expression; required for assembly and DNA binding activity of the complex; GO_component: GO:0016602 - CCAAT-binding factor complex [Evidence IEA]; GO_component: GO:0016602 - CCAAT-binding factor complex [Evidence IDA,IPI] [PMID 7828851]; GO_component: GO:0005634 - nucleus [Evidence IEA,IEA]; GO_function: GO:0003677 - DNA binding [Evidence IEA,IEA]; GO_function: GO:0003677 - DNA binding [Evidence IPI] [PMID 15343339]; GO_function: GO:0000978 - RNA polymerase II core promoter proximal region sequence-specific DNA binding [Evidence IDA] [PMID 7828851]; GO_function: GO:0001077 - RNA polymerase II core promoter proximal region sequence-specific DNA binding transcription factor activity involved in positive regulation of transcription [Evidence ISA] [PMID 16215174]; GO_function: GO:0001077 - RNA polymerase II core promoter proximal region sequence-specific DNA binding transcription factor activity involved in positive regulation of transcription [Evidence IC] [PMID 7828851]; GO_function: GO:0046982 - protein heterodimerization activity [Evidence IEA]; GO_function: GO:0003700 - sequence-specific DNA binding transcription factor activity [Evidence IEA]; GO_process: GO:0000436 - carbon catabolite activation of transcription from RNA polymerase II promoter [Evidence IMP] [PMID 12614847]; GO_process: GO:0043457 - regulation of cellular respiration [Evidence IGI] [PMID 7828851]; GO_process: GO:0006355 - regulation of transcription, DNA-templated [Evidence IEA,IEA]; GO_process: GO:0006351 - transcription, DNA-templated [Evidence IEA]) has product MNEIVDDEYGAEAPLDDSVAYGEADGVPLGESDSFSNVAQGLTGHHKDLMMQYWQDTINSIEHDDHKFKIHQLPLARIKKVMKADEDVKMISAEAPILFAKGCDIFITELTMRAWIHAEENKRRTLQRSDIASALQKSDMFDFLIDIVPREEALAANRRPPNYQDMYQEAGSIPGYVDEQNMSGLPHSAQDVSHDELTPTYTAELSQLHHQQQPSHLPPHQQPVHHQQQQLPQIPSQQPTPQQHIPSAQQSPHHTPQPQSHQPSSQHSTPQPGQQPHYNMDGSSVGPGSGLTSANSTPGPHPQGPQQDYNQVYPQHSYSENIDYNGYRQY; this is encoded by the coding sequence ATGAATGAAATTGTAGATGATGAATATGGTGCTGAAGCACCATTGGATGACAGCGTGGCTTATGGTGAAGCCGATGGTGTGCCCCTTGGAGAGTCGGACTCGTTTTCGAATGTAGCTCAAGGACTAACAGGTCATCATAAAGACCTGATGATGCAATACTGGCAAGATACTATCAACAGTATTGAACACGATGACcacaaattcaaaattcACCAGCTTCCTCTAGCAAGAATTAAAAAAGTCATGAAAGCCGACGAAGATGTCAAGATGATTAGTGCCGAGGCACCTATTTTGTTCGCTAAAGGCTgcgatatatttattactgAATTGACCATGCGAGCGTGGATTCATGCCGAAGAAAACAAACGTCGCACATTACAACGTTCGGACATTGCAAGCGCTCTTCAAAAGTCAGATatgtttgattttttaaTCGATATTGTGCCGAGAGAAGAAGCACTTGCTGCTAACCGTCGTCCTCCAAACTATCAAGATATGTACCAAGAGGCCGGTAGTATTCCAGGCTATGTTGACGAGCAGAATATGTCTGGTTTACCTCATTCAGCACAAGATGTCTCTCATGATGAGCTGACTCCTACATATACAGCAGAGCTCTCACAGCTacatcatcagcaacaaccgTCTCACCTACCACCTCACCAACAACCAGTacatcaccaacagcagcagttacCACAGATTCCATCTCAACAGCCAACTCCTCAACAACATATTCCTTCGGCTCAGCAGTCACCACATCATACACCTCAGCCACAGTCACACCAGCCATCGTCTCAACACTCTACTCCCCAGCCTGGTCAACAACCTCATTATAATATGGACGGCTCATCAGTGGGCCCTGGATCTGGCCTGACGTCCGCTAATAGCACTCCTGGACCACACCCACAAGGACCACAGCAGGACTATAACCAGGTGTATCCTCAGCACTCATACAGCGAAAACATCGATTATAATGGCTATCGCCAGTACTAG